Proteins from one Xenopus tropicalis strain Nigerian chromosome 1, UCB_Xtro_10.0, whole genome shotgun sequence genomic window:
- the mmp11 gene encoding stromelysin-3 isoform X1, which yields MHLLTLLPALCVLAAHSAPLSLMYPQLRTQERPHKDHGLLQTHSLLHYPHTNGLLNARSSRNPPRCGVPDIPVPLDSSSGRNRQKRFVLSGGRWDKTNLTYKIIRFPWQLSKVKVRRTIAEALMVWSEVTPLTFTEVHEGRSDIIIDFTRYWHGDNLPFDGPGGILAHAFFPKTHREGDVHFDYDEAWTIGNNIGTDLLQVAAHEFGHMLGLQHSSVSKSLMSPFYTFRYPLSLSADDKHGIQFLYGAPHPPTPSPTPRVEVNQVENESNEIPAAEPDACYTNFDAVSTIRGELFFFKSGYVWRLRGGKLQNGYPALASRHWRGIPDTVDAAFEDSVGNIWFFYGSQFWVFDGKLQASGPFPITDIGISVPQIQAAFVWGTEKNKKTYLFRGGEYWRFNPETRRVESWHSRNIGDWRGIPKGIDAAFQDEQGYAYFVKGRQYWKFDPFKVRVMEGYPHLISRDFFNCHASSISVNSLR from the exons ATGCATCTCCTCACCCTTCTACctgccctgtgtgtgctggcGGCACACTCAGCCCCTCTGTCACTCATGTACCCCCAGCTCAGAACCCAG GAAAGGCCTCATAAAGATCATGGTTTGTTGCAGACACACTCATTATTACATTACCCTCATACAAACGGTCTGCTCAATGCTCGCAGTTCAAGGAACCCCCCTCGTTGTGGGGTACCAGATATCCCTGTCCCTCTAGATTCCTCCAGCGGGCGAAATCGTCAGAAACGTTTTGTCCTGTCAGGAGGACGCTGGGACAAGACAAACCTGACGTACAA GATCATCCGTTTCCCTTGGCAGCTAAGTAAGGTGAAAGTGAGACGTACTATTGCAGAAGCCCTAATGGTATGGAGTGAGGTCACCCCTTTGACTTTCACTGAGGTGCATGAAGGACGTTCTGATATCATAATTGACTTCACACG GTACTGGCATGGAGATAACCTCCCATTTGATGGTCCAGGAGGTATCTTGGCACATGCTTTCTTCCCAAAAACCCATCGGGAGGGGGATGTACATTTCGATTACGATGAAGCTTGGACCATTGGAAACAATATAG GTACAGACCTACTTCAAGTAGCTGCTCATGAGTTTGGTCATATGCTTGGCCTGCAGCACTCTTCTGTCTCCAAATCGCTCATGTCACCATTCTACACATTCCGTTACCCACTAAGCCTTAGTGCAGATGACAAGCATGGCATACAGTTTCTGTATGGGGCTCCGCATCCTCCGACCCCTTCCCCAACTCCTAGGGTGGAGGTCAACCAGGTGGAAAATGAGAGTAATGAGATTCCTGCTGCAGAG CCTGATGCATGCTACACTAATTTTGATGCAGTGTCTACAATTCGTGGAGAGTTATTCTTCTTCAAGTCTGGTTATGTGTGGCGCCTTCGTGGTGGGAAACTGCAGAATGGCTACCCAGCCCTGGCATCACGCCACTGGCGAGGCATCCCTGACACTGTTGATGCAGCATTTGAAGATTCTGTGGGAAACATCTGGTTCTTCTATG GCTCACAGTTTTGGGTTTTTGACGGAAAGCTGCAGGCCTCTGGGCCCTTTCCCATTACTGACATTGGTATATCAGTGCCCCAGATTCAGGCCGCCTTTGTGTGGGGCACTGAGAAGAACAAGAAAACCTATCTGTTTAGGGGTGGAGAGTACTGGCGATTCAACCCAGAAACTAGACGAGTGGAAAGCTGGCACTCACGCAACATTGGAGACTGGAGAGGGATACCAAAAGGCATTGACGCTGCCTTCCAGGATGAACAAG GTTATGCCTATTTTGTAAAAGGCCGACAGTACTGGAAGTTTGACCCATTTAAAGTTCGTGTCATGGAGGGGTATCCTCACCTGATCAGTCGGGATTTCTTCAACTGCCATGCAAGCTCTATATCTGTAAACTCCTTAAGATGA
- the mmp11 gene encoding stromelysin-3 isoform X2: MHLLTLLPALCVLAAHSAPLSLMYPQLRTQERPHKDHGLLQTHSLLHYPHTNGLLNARSSRNPPRCGVPDIPVPLDSSSGRNRQKRFVLSGGRWDKTNLTYKIIRFPWQLSKVKVRRTIAEALMVWSEVTPLTFTEVHEGRSDIIIDFTRYWHGDNLPFDGPGGILAHAFFPKTHREGDVHFDYDEAWTIGNNIGTDLLQVAAHEFGHMLGLQHSSVSKSLMSPFYTFRYPLSLSADDKHGIQFLYGAPHPPTPSPTPRVEVNQVENESNEIPAAECLQFVESYSSSSLVMCGAFVVGNCRMATQPWHHATGEASLTLLMQHLKILWETSGSSMAHSFGFLTESCRPLGPFPLLTLVYQCPRFRPPLCGALRRTRKPICLGVESTGDSTQKLDEWKAGTHATLETGEGYQKALTLPSRMNKVMPIL, encoded by the exons ATGCATCTCCTCACCCTTCTACctgccctgtgtgtgctggcGGCACACTCAGCCCCTCTGTCACTCATGTACCCCCAGCTCAGAACCCAG GAAAGGCCTCATAAAGATCATGGTTTGTTGCAGACACACTCATTATTACATTACCCTCATACAAACGGTCTGCTCAATGCTCGCAGTTCAAGGAACCCCCCTCGTTGTGGGGTACCAGATATCCCTGTCCCTCTAGATTCCTCCAGCGGGCGAAATCGTCAGAAACGTTTTGTCCTGTCAGGAGGACGCTGGGACAAGACAAACCTGACGTACAA GATCATCCGTTTCCCTTGGCAGCTAAGTAAGGTGAAAGTGAGACGTACTATTGCAGAAGCCCTAATGGTATGGAGTGAGGTCACCCCTTTGACTTTCACTGAGGTGCATGAAGGACGTTCTGATATCATAATTGACTTCACACG GTACTGGCATGGAGATAACCTCCCATTTGATGGTCCAGGAGGTATCTTGGCACATGCTTTCTTCCCAAAAACCCATCGGGAGGGGGATGTACATTTCGATTACGATGAAGCTTGGACCATTGGAAACAATATAG GTACAGACCTACTTCAAGTAGCTGCTCATGAGTTTGGTCATATGCTTGGCCTGCAGCACTCTTCTGTCTCCAAATCGCTCATGTCACCATTCTACACATTCCGTTACCCACTAAGCCTTAGTGCAGATGACAAGCATGGCATACAGTTTCTGTATGGGGCTCCGCATCCTCCGACCCCTTCCCCAACTCCTAGGGTGGAGGTCAACCAGGTGGAAAATGAGAGTAATGAGATTCCTGCTGCAGAG TGTCTACAATTCGTGGAGAGTTATTCTTCTTCAAGTCTGGTTATGTGTGGCGCCTTCGTGGTGGGAAACTGCAGAATGGCTACCCAGCCCTGGCATCACGCCACTGGCGAGGCATCCCTGACACTGTTGATGCAGCATTTGAAGATTCTGTGGGAAACATCTGGTTCTTCTATG GCTCACAGTTTTGGGTTTTTGACGGAAAGCTGCAGGCCTCTGGGCCCTTTCCCATTACTGACATTGGTATATCAGTGCCCCAGATTCAGGCCGCCTTTGTGTGGGGCACTGAGAAGAACAAGAAAACCTATCTGTTTAGGGGTGGAGAGTACTGGCGATTCAACCCAGAAACTAGACGAGTGGAAAGCTGGCACTCACGCAACATTGGAGACTGGAGAGGGATACCAAAAGGCATTGACGCTGCCTTCCAGGATGAACAAG GTTATGCCTATTTTGTAA